The genomic region CTATTTCCGCCAATCTTAAAGATCTCGGAGGGCTTATAGACGCTATGCGTGCGATCGCCGTCTTTATCATAGTTTCACTGGTTCTTATCATCGTGGCGGGCGTAAGCAGTTCATACCGCGTTTTGGTTATGAAACGCTGCAATGAAATAGGAATTTATATGGCCATAGGAATGAAAAGGCGGGGAATAAGCTTTGTTCTGCTTTCCGAAGCGTTTGTGCTGCTGCTTTCAGGCTGTTTGGCTGGATTTTTACTTTCGATTGTTCTATCGTTAGGTCTTAGGGCATGGAATCTGTCATTTATACCCGCGTTTGACATTTTTTTGACCGACGGAGTTATAGTGCCGAGTATAGATATGTTTTCTGTTTTTAAAGTGATTTTTTTTGTTATTGTAACGACGGCGTTTGCGGTTTTGTTTGCTACTCGTAAGGCCGTCTCTATGACACCCGTACAGGCTCTCGCCGTAACCGAATAGGGTTATTTTAAAATTTCGATCGGAGTTATTTATGGTTTTTATGAACAAGAAAGTTTTTTTTATTTTAGCATGTGCCGTTTGCACAGCTTTTGTGTTTTCTCAGAGTATTTCAGTTCCGAAAGATCAATCCGATTCGCTTTTAAAAAAAGCCGAAGAAAATACAGCTTTTTTTGATACGGATTTTTCAGCTTTTTATACTATCGTTCGGGAAAAACCGGGCGAAGGCAAAAATCTCCTTGAAGCTAAAATGTACCGCCGCGACAGCGATTCTAAATGGACGGTTTTGATGACAGGACCTGCAAAAGAAAAGGGAAAAGGCTATCTTCAAGTGGAAGGCAATATATGGTTTTACGATCCCGCCGACCGACGCTTTACGTTTACAAATGCGCGGGACAAATTTCAAAATACAAATGCAAATACTTCCGATTTTATGCCGCAGCGTTATCATAAAGATTATTCAATTGAAAAATCCGAATACGTAACGCTTGGAAAATTTGAATGTGTCGTGTTTAATCTTAAAGCGAGGGTAGACGGTACTGATTATCCTGAGCTTAAATTGTGGGTTACGAAAGACGACGGACTGGTCCGCAAAAAAGAAGACTACAGTTTGTCCGGCCAGCTTTTAAGAACGACCGCGATACCTTCTTATCAGATTATAAAATCCAACGGGAAAAATTATTTTGTTCCGGTAAACATGATTATCTTGGATAATTTGCGCGGAAAAAAAATAAATGAAAAAATGCAGTATGAGAGAACATTGGTAAGCATTTCCAACGCGACTTTTTCTAAAGTTGAAGATTTTGTATACACAAAGCCGTTTTTAGAGACGGCAGGTTCTCAGTGAAATTATGCTTAACGCGCTTACGCGAATTTGCAGCTGTGTCGGTAAACCGCATATACGGCGGGACGGATCGGATAAAACAGTGAAAAAAAATATTTTTTTGTTTTCGATTTTCTTTACTATTTTTTTTCTCCGGTCGTCTGCTTATGCGGCTACAGAGGCTTCGTCCATTGCCGACAGTTCTACAGCCGATACGGTATCGGACGAACATACTGACTTCGATTCAGCGTTTGACGATCTTGATTCGATGTTTGAAGACGCAAACGATGTTTCCGGTGCCGTCGTGTCCGAAGAAGATAGCCGGAAGACGGAGTTAAATCAATTTGCTCTTCCATTGAATTTTTCAGGATACATGAAAGCCGAAGTCGGGCTTGGCTATGTGAATGAAAATAAAAAAAATGATATGAGCGCGGGAGTCGATTTTTTAAATGATCTGTCATTTTCAGTGCGTCCCGACAACGCACTTTTTCTTAAAGCGACATTGCGTACGGAACTTCCCTATGATCAATCGCCTTCACAGTGCAATTTCAGCCTTTACGAAATGTATTTCGATTATGTCCTCTTTAATAATATTTATGTGACGGCGGGTAAGAAAAACACCTTTTGGGGAGCTGTAAGACTTTTCAGCAACAGCGATAATTATGAAAACGACGAAGACGCTCTTTATACGAATATTTTAGCCGACAGCAGGGACGGAGCGTCTGCACAGATCCGCGTGCCCGTGGGGAATTGGCTGCTGAACGGATTTGCCTTGTATAAAGGGTCTTCTGATGACACAAGTTACAAAGATATGTCATTGGCGGCTTCTTTGGAGATGGTCTTCGGCCATACTTCGTTTACATTATTTGCGCGTAAATTCCCTTCACAAAATTCCCCGATAGTGCTTTCAGGTAAAGACAAGCATAAGGATTTTCTTACCGGCGTCGAAGCCAAACGCACTATACTCGGATTTGATATTTACGCTCAGCAGATTGTCTTTTTGGGCGATTATCCGCTTTTAAAGGATCTGGGAAAAAATGTTTTTTCAGGTCGGCAAATTCGGTCTTCTGATCTTTCAGGTTTTTCAAAAACAATTTTTACCGGCGGTATATACAGATTTTGGGATACGGCGGGCCCCGCGCTGGGATTTAACGTAGAATTTCAAGACGTTTACATACCAGAAAAACAGACTCATACGAGAAAGATCGCCTATTACGGCGGTATTTCACGGCTTGGAAAAAGCAAAAATATGGCTCTCGGACTTTCAGGTAAGCATTTGTTTAAGCGAACTCAAGGCGAATTGGAGCCGGGCATCGCTATTTCCGGTATTTTTCCTCACGCAGTGTGGAAAAACGGCGTTAAGATCGAATACGGCGGAAAATATGACGATCCTCTGAAATTTACGGTAGGAACATCTATTTTGTTGCAATTGCATTATTGATTGTTTTCTATTGAATTTGCCCGTCTTTTATTCCAATTACGTGATCGGCCATAGAAACTATTTTTGCGTCGTGAGTCGAAAAGACAAAAGTAGTGCGGAGTTCTCTGTTCAGTTTTTTCATAAGCTCAAGGATTTGATCGCCGTTTTTCGAATCGAGATTTGCTGTAGGTTCGTCGGCCAATATTATCGGCGCCTTTGTTGCAAGAGCGCGAGCGATCGCAACGCGCTGCCTTTGTCCGCCTGAAAGTTCCGCAGGTTTGTGTTTTTTCCAACCTGTGAGCCCTACGGTTTCTATCAAAAACTCTATCCATTCTTTAGTTTCGCGTTTGTTCATGCTCCGTTCTTCAGGAAGTTTGCCCAGTTTGAGCGGCAGTTCGATGTTTTCCCACACGTTCAAAACGGGAATGAGATTGAATGTCTGAAAAATAAAACCTATGTTTTGACGTCGGAGGTCGGTAAGGTTAGAATCCAGTTTTGCAGGTACATTGGTTAAATTCTGTAAGTCCGTATTCTTGTAAACATCGATTCCGTTGATCAAAAGCGTACCCGACGTGGGGGTATCGATGAGTCCTATTATATTGAGAAGCGTAGATTTGCCCGACCCCGAAGGCCCTGATATCGCGGCAAATTCGCCTTTTCGAATCGAAAACGAAGCTGCGTCGACGGCTTTTAATTTTATCCTTCCCATAGGATATATTTTGCATATTTCGTTAAGCTCGATTACGGACATAAAATGAGTATACTCAAAAGAAAAACTTTTGTATATTAACTGTGTGAAAAACATTTCAAAAAGTTGCGGCGGGGAAAAAGCCTGTAGAAAAAAAACCGGTATCAAAAAAAAAGTTTTTAATATTCTTTTTCTCTTAATCGTAATGACCTCTTTTTTGCGGTGCTCGTCTGTGCCTTCGGACATTGACGCTGCCAAAGTAAATGAAAGCGGAATTTACGGCGGAGACGCAACCGATAAAAGCGTTTTTACACAAATTGCGCCCGACTGCGTTTACCTTAGAAGTGAAGACTTCTACATACCGCTTATATATCATCTTTTAAAAATTGATTTGAACGGTTCGATTGCATTGACGGCGTTCCCTCCTAAAATTTATGAAGGGCAAGGCGTAAAAGGAGAAAAAACTTCGGATTTTGCGTTTAGAACGGGCGCTTTTATAGCGCTGAACGCAACGCCTTTTGCGATTCCTTCTATAAAGGCTTTTTTTTCATATAAAGACATGCGAATCCCTAGGGGCGTCTATAGTGAAGGCGGCTCGGATTTTTTTCTTCCCGTCGCAAAATATTCGTCGATAAGTTTTTTTAGAAACAAGGCTGAAATTTCCGTTTCGCAAAAAGAAGCCGCGTCTTTTTCCGAATCGCCTGCTTTGACTTTGGGCGGCTTTTTTACTATCCTAAAAGACGGAAAAAAATACGGCAGCTATATAGACAAAAAAGATTCAAGAACCGCATTGGGCGTTTCACGCGACGGAAGCACGCTGTATGTTCTTTGTGCGGAAGGTGAAAAGAAAAGCAAGAGCCGAGGCCTGAGCTATGATGAATGTGCCGACGTATTGCTGAAATACGGCGCATGGGAAGCCCTTGAAATGGACGGAGGAAGATCCGCCTCCTTGTATATAAACGGAAAGAATATGCTGTCATACAAGTCTTCAAGAAAGGTCGGCTTGAACCTTGGATTCTTGCGTATGGCTAAAAGCGGATACGTTGCCGAGCGCGATATGCCGGACGGAACTTATGCCGTGCAAAAAGGCAATGCGTCTCAATGACACGGACGTTTTTTTTTGTTATACTGTAAATATGTTCAACAGTCTTACTGGTACGGTGACGGCAAAATTTCCGGGCGCATTGTATATAGAAACTCACGGTATAGAATGGGATCTTCTTGTTCCAGACAGCACTCTTGACGCCGTTCCCCCAGTAGGACAGGTGGCAAAGGTCTATACATGGCTTTTGCACCGGGACGATACCATGAAGCTGTTCGGCTTCGCTTCCGTAAAAGAAAGAGCTTTGTTTTTGGATCTTCTCAAAGTTGACGGCGTTGGAGCAAAAGGAGCCGTAAAAATTCTTTCAAATATTTCCGGTTCTCAGCTGGTTTCGGCGCTGGACGAGGGAAACGTCGCCGTCCTTGAAAAAATTCCGGGAGTGGGCAAAAAGACCGCTGCCAAAATGCTGCTTGCGCTAAAGGGAAAGCTGACCCTTGACGGCGAAGGCCTTGTGCGGCCGCAAAAAACGGATGCGTATTCCGATGTCGCCGATTCTCTTTCGAATATGGGCTATGACAGGCGCGACTGTGCCGAGGTAATCGATCTGCTGCTTGTAAAACTTTCCGAAGACTCAAGTTTTAAAGCTGCTTCTCATGCCGAAAAGGAACAGATACTTTTCAGGCGCGCCCTTGTAGAACTTGTGCGGTAAGGCAATTTAAGGTAAAAGGTTATGAATAATTTTTCCGATATAGTGCGCGCGGATATTCCGTCGCCGGACGATGTTCACGACGCCGGTTTACGTCCTCAGCTTTTGGATGAATTTTTAGGTCAAACCGCCGTCAAAGAAAATCTTTCCGTTTTTATCGAAGCGGCGCGTGACCGTAAGGAAAGCCTCGACCACTTGTTTTTGATCGGGCCGCCGGGACTCGGAAAGACCACGCTCGCTCAGATTACCGCTCATGAATTGGGAGCGGATTTTAAAGTTACGAGCGCGCCTGCGCTGGAAAAACCCAAAGATCTGGCCGGAATACTTTCCACCATTACGCCGCGCACGGTTTTTTTTATTGATGAAATTCACAGACTTAAGCCTGCCATCGAAGAAATGCTGTATATCGCGATGGAAGACTTTGAACTTGACTGGATAATAGGTCAGGGAGCCGCAGCACGCACGGTGCGGATTCCAATTCCAGATTTTACCCTAGTAGGCGCAACCACAAAGGCCGGAATGGTTTCAAGTCCTCT from Treponema parvum harbors:
- a CDS encoding outer membrane lipoprotein-sorting protein; amino-acid sequence: MVFMNKKVFFILACAVCTAFVFSQSISVPKDQSDSLLKKAEENTAFFDTDFSAFYTIVREKPGEGKNLLEAKMYRRDSDSKWTVLMTGPAKEKGKGYLQVEGNIWFYDPADRRFTFTNARDKFQNTNANTSDFMPQRYHKDYSIEKSEYVTLGKFECVVFNLKARVDGTDYPELKLWVTKDDGLVRKKEDYSLSGQLLRTTAIPSYQIIKSNGKNYFVPVNMIILDNLRGKKINEKMQYERTLVSISNATFSKVEDFVYTKPFLETAGSQ
- a CDS encoding ABC transporter ATP-binding protein; amino-acid sequence: MSVIELNEICKIYPMGRIKLKAVDAASFSIRKGEFAAISGPSGSGKSTLLNIIGLIDTPTSGTLLINGIDVYKNTDLQNLTNVPAKLDSNLTDLRRQNIGFIFQTFNLIPVLNVWENIELPLKLGKLPEERSMNKRETKEWIEFLIETVGLTGWKKHKPAELSGGQRQRVAIARALATKAPIILADEPTANLDSKNGDQILELMKKLNRELRTTFVFSTHDAKIVSMADHVIGIKDGQIQ
- a CDS encoding phosphodiester glycosidase family protein; this encodes MPSDIDAAKVNESGIYGGDATDKSVFTQIAPDCVYLRSEDFYIPLIYHLLKIDLNGSIALTAFPPKIYEGQGVKGEKTSDFAFRTGAFIALNATPFAIPSIKAFFSYKDMRIPRGVYSEGGSDFFLPVAKYSSISFFRNKAEISVSQKEAASFSESPALTLGGFFTILKDGKKYGSYIDKKDSRTALGVSRDGSTLYVLCAEGEKKSKSRGLSYDECADVLLKYGAWEALEMDGGRSASLYINGKNMLSYKSSRKVGLNLGFLRMAKSGYVAERDMPDGTYAVQKGNASQ
- the ruvA gene encoding Holliday junction branch migration protein RuvA produces the protein MFNSLTGTVTAKFPGALYIETHGIEWDLLVPDSTLDAVPPVGQVAKVYTWLLHRDDTMKLFGFASVKERALFLDLLKVDGVGAKGAVKILSNISGSQLVSALDEGNVAVLEKIPGVGKKTAAKMLLALKGKLTLDGEGLVRPQKTDAYSDVADSLSNMGYDRRDCAEVIDLLLVKLSEDSSFKAASHAEKEQILFRRALVELVR